In Populus trichocarpa isolate Nisqually-1 chromosome 7, P.trichocarpa_v4.1, whole genome shotgun sequence, the following proteins share a genomic window:
- the LOC7456950 gene encoding cytochrome P450 71AU50: protein MAWILTTLALIALAFFLRAWLSKRKIKDSKLPPGPIGFPIFGSLHLLGKLPHHDLHQLAKKYGPIMYMRLGLVPTVVVSSPRAAELILKTNDLVFASRPRNEAAKHISYEQKNLSFAPYGSYWRNVRKMCTLELLSNHKINSFMSTRKEELDLLIDYIKDASRERVAVDLGAKVSSLSADISCRMVFGKKYLEKEFDEKGFKPVTHELMRLAASFNLGDYIPPIAPLDLQGLTKRMKAVGKVFDDFFEKIIDEHIQFKDENRTKDFVDVMLDFLGSEETEYRIGRDNIKAIILDMLVGSMDTSATAIEWTLSELIRHPRVMKKVQKELEEKIGMDRMVEESDLEGLEYLHMVIKEAFRLHPVAPLLGPHESMEDCTIDGFLIPQKTRVIVNVWAIGRDQSAWTDANRFIPERFAGSNIDVRGRDFQLLPFGAGRRGCPGMHLGQTMVRQIVAQLVHCFDWELPNNMLPEELDMTEAFGLVTPRANHLCATPTYRLHL from the exons ATGGCTTGGATATTAACCACTCTAGCCTTGATTGCGCTCGCTTTCTTCCTCCGAGCTTGGCTGTCGAAAAGAAAGATCAAGGATAGCAAGTTACCCCCTGGTCCAATAGGGTTTCCTATATTTGGTAGCTTACATTTGTTAGGGAAGCTCCCTCACCATGACTTGCATCAACTAGCAAAGAAGTATGGCCCTATCATGTATATGCGGTTAGGCTTGGTGCCTACTGTAGTTGTCTCATCGCCTCGGGCTGCCGAATTGATTCTTAAGACCAATGACCTCGTGTTTGCTAGTAGGCCACGAAATGAGGCTGCGAAGCATATCTCTTACGAGCAGAAGAACTTATCATTTGCTCCATATGGCTCTTATTGGCGCAACGTGCGCAAGATGTGTACCCTTGAGTTGCTTAgcaaccataaaataaattctttcatGTCAACGAGGAAGGAAGAGCTTGACCTCTTGATTGACTACATTAAAGATGCTTCTCGTGAGCGTGTTGCTGTTGATCTTGGTGCCAAGGTCTCATCTCTGAGCGCTGACATCAGTTGTAGGATGGTTTTTGGAAAGAAATACTTGGAAAAGGAATTTGATGAGAAGGGGTTCAAACCAGTGACTCATGAGCTCATGCGTTTAGCAGCAAGTTTTAACTTGGGAGATTACATCCCTCCAATTGCACCACTTGACCTTCAGGGTCTTACAAAGCGCATGAAGGCCGTAGGCAAGGTTTTTGATGACTTCTTTGAGAAGATTATCGATGAGCACATTCAGTTCAAGGACGAAAACAGAACCAAAGATTTTGTTGATGTCATGTTGGACTTCTTGGGATCTGAAGAAACTGAGTATCGTATTGGTCGAGACAACATCAAAGCCATAATCTTG GACATGCTTGTAGGCTCAATGGACACCTCAGCCACAGCAATTGAGTGGACTCTCTCCGAGCTCATCAGGCATCCAAGAGTAATGAAGAAAGTCCAGAAAGAGCTGGAAGAGAAAATAGGCATGGATAGAATGGTGGAAGAATCAGACTTGGAGGGCTTGGAGTACTTGCACATGGTTATAAAGGAAGCTTTCAGGCTCCATCCAGTGGCACCTCTACTTGGCCCTCACGAGTCAATGGAAGATTGCACCATAGATGGCTTCCTCATCCCGCAAAAAACACGTGTTATTGTAAACGTTTGGGCTATTGGACGCGACCAAAGTGCTTGGACTGATGCAAATAGGTTTATTCCAGAGAGGTTTGCTGGGAGCAACATAGATGTTCGTGGACGCGATTTCCAGCTTCTCCCCTTCGGGGCTGGGCGCAGGGGCTGCCCTGGAATGCATTTGGGACAAACCATGGTTCGGCAAATTGTGGCACAGCTGGTGCATTGCTTTGACTGGGAGCTTCCTAACAATATGTTGCCGGAGGAATTGGACATGACTGAGGCGTTTGGTCTTGTAACCCCGAGAGCAAACCATCTGTGCGCCACTCCTACTTATCGCCTTCACCTCTGA